A section of the Petrimonas sulfuriphila genome encodes:
- a CDS encoding 6-bladed beta-propeller has protein sequence MKKHYPIFLIFIANILPINAQVKNIPLYKNLAYKENKISEYASAIKYVPLETKRECLLNEELQIIATSQYIFVHDFLADKVYRFDVNSGKFLNTIGKKGQGPGEYKKMFGIYVDDTRKKCFLMDSYAGQTYVYDFDGKFDSVFSGPYVANRMIKTNNNYLVNNMLYLQSKNEMFLINDKGKVLRKATLSDNKKYGMQLWAPYFFNHNEKIYYKNYISDYIYAIDKSLNKSPAYFIDCGKKAVNPREDQYRLDKGSVIEKSTIVIGEIKAYKDILYIPYCTDKRSFAVYNVKTERIFSPGKGGKSGFTDDITNGPLIEVPYSSYLFDSCVPNQLVSAIYLSKIEDEKFKPGAFKKIMDKLDIDSNPIVRIITLK, from the coding sequence ATGAAGAAGCATTATCCTATTTTCTTGATTTTTATTGCTAACATATTACCAATAAATGCACAAGTGAAAAATATTCCGTTGTATAAGAATCTTGCATACAAGGAAAATAAAATTAGCGAGTATGCTTCAGCTATCAAATACGTCCCTTTGGAAACAAAAAGAGAATGTCTTTTAAATGAGGAGCTACAGATTATCGCTACTTCTCAGTACATCTTTGTGCACGATTTTTTGGCAGATAAAGTATATCGATTCGATGTCAACTCCGGAAAGTTCTTAAACACCATTGGGAAGAAAGGACAAGGGCCGGGAGAATATAAAAAAATGTTTGGCATTTATGTGGATGATACAAGAAAAAAATGTTTCCTGATGGATTCCTATGCCGGTCAAACCTACGTGTATGATTTTGACGGCAAATTCGATTCTGTTTTTTCCGGCCCCTATGTCGCAAACAGAATGATAAAAACAAACAATAATTATTTAGTGAACAACATGCTGTATTTGCAGAGTAAAAACGAAATGTTTCTAATAAACGATAAGGGAAAGGTTTTGAGGAAAGCTACTCTTTCGGACAATAAAAAATACGGTATGCAACTTTGGGCGCCTTATTTCTTCAATCATAACGAAAAAATATATTACAAGAATTATATTTCGGATTACATTTATGCCATAGACAAGTCTTTAAATAAAAGTCCTGCATACTTTATCGACTGTGGCAAAAAAGCTGTAAATCCCCGTGAAGATCAATATCGATTAGATAAAGGCAGTGTTATAGAAAAAAGCACCATTGTAATCGGAGAAATAAAAGCATATAAAGATATTTTGTATATCCCTTATTGTACCGATAAACGCAGTTTTGCAGTGTATAATGTGAAAACCGAACGAATTTTTTCGCCCGGAAAAGGCGGAAAATCAGGTTTTACGGATGATATTACAAACGGTCCATTGATCGAAGTTCCCTATTCAAGTTATTTATTTGATTCGTGTGTACCAAACCAATTAGTTTCAGCGATATACTTATCTAAAATTGAAGATGAGAAATTTAAACCCGGGGCCTTCAAAAAAATAATGGATAAACTGGATATAGACAGCAATCCTATTGTTCGCATAATAACATTAAAATAG
- a CDS encoding 6-bladed beta-propeller: MSKKQLFFLIISVAFIACTGSKHRDPLQVVENPIPVIDLEKAVQSPTEPMKMSDFIESIEYIRPEYPASLVGTIFGVSINDKYLLLEVSDRLLCYTRQGKFLREIGKKGQGPTEHLGIRSSTLLDTVVAINSNFNRKILRYDVQGNYLSSLPVSDEVFKINMSDTNRFVINLHHGIAMDDPNLFVTGILNDKGDTVQLKKLQPYYPKGMAHSPTIWWYGDTVCVHTCVTDTVYSVSKNTITPRYILHQGKYKINREAFKDIRLLEAERSNFIDGLSCCETDGYLLASFSLDKKRWLVYYDKHSHETKSWTQYPDEVSKYGTLVGGGWENDVDGGYKLSQLNAINPDYIAVSILPAKLKEVYTENKKKGIKVKCPKRQQELEKLVNLLNEDENPVIILYKLKAKI, translated from the coding sequence ATGAGTAAAAAACAACTCTTCTTTCTGATAATTTCTGTCGCTTTTATTGCATGTACAGGCAGTAAGCACCGAGATCCTTTACAAGTTGTTGAAAACCCCATTCCCGTCATCGATTTGGAAAAGGCCGTTCAATCGCCCACTGAGCCGATGAAAATGAGTGATTTTATAGAAAGTATCGAATACATACGTCCGGAATATCCCGCTTCGCTCGTCGGCACCATTTTTGGAGTGTCGATAAACGATAAGTACCTGCTTCTGGAAGTTTCCGACCGATTGCTTTGTTATACCCGGCAAGGGAAATTCCTGCGCGAAATCGGGAAAAAAGGACAAGGCCCTACAGAGCATCTGGGCATTCGTTCTTCCACCCTGCTCGACACCGTCGTAGCCATCAACAGCAACTTCAACCGCAAAATACTTCGATATGATGTTCAAGGAAACTACCTGAGTTCATTGCCCGTTTCCGACGAAGTGTTCAAAATAAACATGTCCGATACCAATCGGTTTGTCATTAACCTGCATCACGGAATTGCCATGGATGACCCAAATCTTTTTGTAACCGGGATACTCAATGACAAAGGCGATACGGTGCAGTTGAAGAAATTGCAGCCGTATTATCCAAAAGGAATGGCGCACAGTCCCACGATATGGTGGTATGGGGACACGGTTTGCGTACACACTTGCGTAACCGACACCGTGTATTCCGTAAGCAAAAATACTATTACGCCAAGATACATCCTGCATCAGGGCAAATATAAAATCAACCGGGAAGCATTCAAAGACATTCGTCTGTTGGAAGCGGAAAGGAGTAATTTTATTGATGGATTAAGTTGCTGTGAAACCGATGGTTATCTGTTGGCGTCTTTTTCGTTGGATAAAAAACGTTGGTTGGTTTATTACGATAAACATTCGCACGAAACCAAATCTTGGACGCAATATCCCGATGAAGTGAGCAAATATGGGACACTTGTTGGTGGAGGTTGGGAAAACGATGTGGATGGTGGATACAAATTGTCGCAATTGAATGCTATCAATCCTGATTATATTGCTGTTAGCATTCTTCCCGCCAAGCTAAAAGAGGTTTATACTGAAAATAAAAAGAAGGGAATCAAAGTAAAATGCCCTAAACGCCAACAAGAGTTAGAAAAATTAGTCAATTTATTAAACGAAGACGAAAATCCGGTAATCATATTGTATAAATTGAAAGCTAAAATTTAA
- the lepB gene encoding signal peptidase I, with protein MKSEQRNVIKRIGNIGLNIFYYSSILVFGFILLRVFVFGSYRIPTDSMEPAIIPGDYVLVNKLAYGARLFDLFDAVEGKKVNIRRAPGYTRIKNNDVVVFHIPHPDTWDRIEMDMSKYFIKRCIGVPGDTLRIINGFYVINADTGKRYGNIAAERQLSRTTKEQLPDGVFHAFPWDSTLDWNIKDFGPLYIPRKGDKIVLDRTNSLLYKKIIEWEKGYPLTLGKDTLWDNATPLPSYIFSHNYFFMGGDKVENSQDSRYWGLLPDDLIVGKASFIWKSEEPYSRKIRWNRVFKKIE; from the coding sequence ATGAAAAGTGAACAACGAAATGTAATAAAAAGAATCGGCAATATCGGGCTGAATATCTTCTACTACAGCTCAATTCTGGTGTTTGGTTTCATCCTGCTGCGCGTATTCGTTTTCGGTTCGTACAGAATCCCCACCGATTCGATGGAGCCGGCAATCATCCCCGGCGATTATGTGCTGGTAAACAAACTGGCGTATGGCGCCCGGTTGTTCGACCTGTTCGATGCCGTGGAAGGGAAAAAGGTAAACATCCGGCGTGCGCCCGGCTATACCCGCATTAAAAACAACGATGTGGTTGTCTTCCATATTCCCCATCCCGATACTTGGGACAGGATCGAAATGGATATGTCAAAATACTTCATCAAACGCTGTATCGGAGTTCCCGGCGACACGCTCCGGATAATTAACGGGTTTTACGTGATAAATGCCGATACGGGCAAAAGATACGGGAACATCGCGGCGGAGCGACAATTGAGCCGAACAACAAAAGAACAATTGCCCGACGGCGTATTTCATGCCTTCCCGTGGGACAGCACGCTCGACTGGAACATCAAGGATTTCGGGCCGCTGTACATCCCCCGGAAAGGAGACAAGATAGTGTTGGACAGGACAAACAGCCTTTTATACAAGAAAATAATCGAGTGGGAGAAAGGTTATCCGCTTACCCTCGGCAAAGATACGTTGTGGGACAATGCTACTCCTCTTCCATCGTACATTTTCTCACATAATTATTTTTTTATGGGCGGAGACAAGGTCGAGAACTCGCAAGATTCCCGTTATTGGGGCTTGCTCCCCGATGATCTGATTGTGGGAAAGGCTTCCTTTATCTGGAAATCCGAAGAGCCGTATTCCCGTAAAATCCGGTGGAACAGAGTATTCAAAAAGATAGAATAA
- a CDS encoding NVEALA domain-containing protein has product MTKKTILSGIFAIALVAVAGMGINRSVNNDANLSDFALVNVEALAQAETGDEFTQKTDCIACQRDHSCLGKDGQTYSWAHHKNDPSH; this is encoded by the coding sequence ATGACTAAAAAAACAATTTTAAGCGGTATTTTCGCAATTGCATTGGTGGCGGTTGCAGGAATGGGAATCAATCGAAGTGTGAACAACGATGCGAATCTTTCGGATTTTGCGTTGGTTAATGTTGAGGCATTAGCACAAGCTGAAACAGGAGATGAGTTTACTCAAAAGACTGACTGTATTGCTTGTCAAAGAGATCACAGTTGTCTTGGTAAAGATGGCCAAACATATTCATGGGCACATCATAAAAATGATCCAAGTCATTAA
- a CDS encoding 6-bladed beta-propeller produces the protein MKTIKFTLTIFLLTIIVGCTEKIKKSSDDLITVDVTKRDYPKKDLILQDFMDVEYVALETNDDFVNQGFVQDIGKNFILVINRNDDGNIFVYDRSGKSVRKINHKGQSGTEYTDILGITLDEDMGEMFVNDLFARKIVVYDLFGNFKRSFKHQDTDRAIVYTDILNYDKENLMCYDYLNKKTSFFLISKEDGSITKEIEIPVKQKLFLRQQLKDEVNDMVYTVSPGEYSNIIPSKDGLILLELSSDTIYTLLPNNNLTSIIVRNPPIQNTEPQFFLILRLISDRYYFMETIKNVYDFNTKDGFPRSFMMYDEQEKAMFNYTVYNGDFSIKKVIYMDMIRLVNHEIGYWYPLEAYQLLKSFEKGELKGKLKEIASTLDEDSNPIIMLIKHKK, from the coding sequence ATGAAAACGATAAAATTCACTCTGACAATCTTCCTATTAACAATAATTGTTGGATGTACAGAAAAAATTAAAAAATCATCCGATGATCTAATAACCGTAGATGTTACAAAAAGGGATTATCCCAAAAAGGATTTGATCCTTCAGGATTTCATGGATGTGGAATATGTCGCGTTGGAGACGAATGATGATTTTGTTAATCAGGGCTTTGTTCAGGACATCGGTAAGAACTTTATTTTAGTAATAAATCGAAATGATGATGGAAATATTTTTGTTTACGATAGGAGTGGCAAATCTGTTAGGAAAATAAATCATAAGGGACAAAGCGGAACAGAATATACAGATATTTTAGGAATCACATTAGATGAGGATATGGGAGAAATGTTCGTCAATGACCTATTTGCACGAAAAATTGTTGTATATGACCTATTTGGAAATTTTAAAAGAAGTTTTAAACACCAAGATACTGACAGAGCTATTGTCTATACAGATATATTAAATTACGACAAAGAAAATCTAATGTGTTATGATTACTTAAACAAGAAGACATCATTCTTTCTTATATCTAAAGAGGATGGGAGTATTACCAAGGAAATTGAGATTCCGGTTAAGCAGAAGTTATTCCTACGGCAACAACTAAAAGATGAAGTAAATGACATGGTGTATACTGTATCTCCAGGTGAGTATAGTAATATAATTCCTTCTAAAGATGGCTTGATATTACTAGAACTTTCATCCGATACGATTTACACGCTTTTACCGAACAATAATTTGACTTCAATAATCGTAAGAAACCCACCTATCCAAAATACGGAACCACAATTTTTTTTGATTTTGAGGTTAATTTCGGACCGATATTATTTTATGGAAACCATTAAAAACGTGTATGACTTTAATACAAAAGATGGATTTCCAAGATCATTTATGATGTATGATGAACAGGAAAAAGCTATGTTCAATTATACAGTATACAATGGAGATTTTTCAATTAAGAAAGTAATCTATATGGACATGATAAGACTTGTTAACCATGAAATAGGATACTGGTATCCCCTGGAAGCTTATCAATTGCTTAAATCTTTCGAGAAGGGAGAATTGAAAGGTAAGTTGAAAGAAATTGCTTCGACATTAGATGAAGACTCGAATCCAATAATCATGCTTATAAAACATAAAAAATGA
- a CDS encoding efflux RND transporter periplasmic adaptor subunit, which translates to MKHLSRTTTALVLGIALIAFSACNADKKEKPDETVQQLLPDAPAEVTAITLKTVDFEHELVSNGKISARTVAELKFQTSETIAQIFVKNGSRVSQGQRIAVLDTYSINNRLEQAKDALDRSRLEMQDVLIGQGYKLDSLGTVPADVMQLARVKSGFNSAQTQFNMATHDLQRATLTAPIGGVIANLFAKPHTLSSPSEVFCNIIDTRSLEVQFTVLENELGFINIDDNMKIVPFSMPGLEVSGRVSEINPWVNENGMVQIKAAVNYHARLVEGMNVRVSTFRSAGKQWVVPKTAVVLRTGKQVVFTVVDGKAIWNYVQTGLENATEYTITSETLKEGDQIIVSGNINLAHESPVTVTEKAEDNE; encoded by the coding sequence ATGAAACACCTTTCTCGCACTACCACCGCCCTTGTCTTGGGAATTGCGCTTATCGCTTTTTCCGCTTGCAACGCCGACAAGAAAGAAAAACCCGACGAAACCGTCCAACAACTGTTGCCCGACGCGCCGGCGGAAGTAACCGCCATCACGCTCAAAACCGTGGATTTTGAACACGAATTGGTGAGTAACGGAAAAATATCGGCACGCACGGTGGCGGAGCTCAAGTTTCAAACCTCGGAAACTATCGCGCAGATATTTGTGAAAAACGGTTCACGCGTTTCTCAGGGACAGCGCATCGCCGTACTCGACACCTATTCTATCAACAACCGGTTGGAGCAGGCAAAAGACGCGCTGGACAGGAGCCGCCTGGAGATGCAGGATGTGCTTATCGGACAGGGTTATAAATTAGATAGCCTCGGCACCGTTCCGGCAGACGTGATGCAGCTTGCCCGCGTAAAAAGCGGATTCAATTCGGCGCAAACGCAGTTCAATATGGCAACGCACGATTTGCAGCGCGCCACGCTCACCGCGCCCATCGGCGGTGTCATAGCCAACCTGTTTGCCAAACCGCATACGCTCTCTTCTCCAAGCGAAGTGTTTTGCAACATCATTGATACACGCAGCCTCGAAGTGCAGTTTACCGTGCTGGAAAACGAACTTGGCTTTATTAACATTGACGATAACATGAAAATCGTTCCTTTTTCGATGCCCGGATTGGAGGTAAGCGGACGTGTTTCGGAAATCAACCCGTGGGTAAACGAAAACGGAATGGTGCAGATAAAAGCCGCTGTTAATTATCACGCGCGATTGGTGGAAGGAATGAATGTACGTGTGAGTACGTTCCGCTCGGCAGGCAAGCAGTGGGTTGTTCCAAAAACTGCCGTTGTGCTCCGTACTGGAAAACAGGTGGTTTTTACCGTTGTAGATGGAAAAGCAATTTGGAATTACGTACAAACCGGATTGGAAAACGCCACCGAATACACCATCACCAGCGAAACGCTGAAAGAAGGCGACCAAATTATCGTGAGCGGAAACATTAATCTGGCGCACGAATCGCCCGTAACGGTAACAGAAAAGGCCGAAGACAATGAATGA
- a CDS encoding O-antigen ligase family protein, which produces MNAINPNKRLINTNIDIFIDLIVFSFIVVIAVNYDYQGHLAPVSLYTVFLLGILWCICRVCFFLFPVFSKQVTYAIIILGLVEGVWGLGQLYNLLPSSHFVFKTTGSFFNPGPYGGFIALIFPLTLHFWLVFRHKNKILEHVFLAVGIILLSVFPATLSRTAWIAAIIGCILVLFFDTNAIAKLRNIEKRNPPRVILATAIMIVLFIGGIYGIFHLKKNSANGRLFMWKITALAIKESPAKGVGLGGFPAAYAQAQMDYFKSGIGSETEKLVAGSPEYAFNEYLRIFLEQGVLGGILFLLLTVFIIRSGIRNKQIGASGSFLTLSVFAFASYPYYLWEFLVMWVLLGSVCVSKTEKAHRKKKTKRNIYNSILFLIVLFACTLLCLKQLQLYSQAKKEWTKIRPLYNMRSYQSVMDGYAQLYPRLNHDQKFVFEYAVALNAMQEYGKADSILARGLQLSCDPMFYNVKGRNYHEMKKYKEAETCYLNSTYLLPERIYPYYLLTKLYADSANYQPQKMKRAAHAVLEKEPKVHSTAINEMRDEVKKILKSKEIEDEK; this is translated from the coding sequence ATGAATGCAATAAATCCAAATAAGCGTTTAATAAATACTAATATCGATATATTTATCGATCTGATAGTTTTTTCCTTTATTGTAGTGATAGCCGTCAACTACGACTATCAGGGACATCTTGCACCTGTATCATTATATACTGTCTTTCTATTGGGTATATTGTGGTGCATTTGTCGTGTGTGCTTTTTTTTGTTTCCTGTTTTCTCAAAGCAAGTAACCTATGCTATTATCATATTGGGTTTAGTGGAAGGTGTTTGGGGTTTGGGACAACTCTATAACTTACTGCCTTCTAGCCACTTTGTGTTCAAAACCACCGGCTCGTTTTTCAATCCAGGTCCTTACGGCGGGTTTATCGCCCTGATTTTTCCGCTGACGTTACACTTTTGGCTCGTTTTCAGGCACAAAAACAAGATTTTAGAACATGTTTTTCTTGCTGTCGGTATAATTCTTCTGTCGGTATTTCCCGCCACATTGAGTCGTACGGCATGGATTGCGGCAATTATTGGGTGTATATTGGTACTGTTTTTTGATACTAATGCAATTGCGAAGTTAAGAAACATCGAAAAACGAAATCCGCCAAGAGTTATTTTGGCTACGGCTATAATGATCGTCCTGTTTATCGGAGGGATTTACGGCATTTTCCACCTAAAAAAAAACTCCGCCAACGGTCGTCTGTTTATGTGGAAAATTACCGCGTTGGCAATCAAAGAATCGCCGGCGAAAGGTGTGGGCTTGGGCGGTTTTCCCGCCGCTTATGCACAGGCACAAATGGATTACTTTAAAAGCGGAATAGGTTCCGAAACCGAAAAGTTGGTTGCCGGAAGTCCCGAATATGCTTTTAACGAATACTTGCGAATATTTCTCGAACAGGGCGTTTTGGGCGGCATCCTGTTCTTGCTCCTCACCGTTTTCATCATTCGAAGTGGCATACGAAACAAACAAATCGGTGCTTCCGGAAGTTTTTTAACATTATCCGTTTTTGCCTTTGCCTCTTATCCCTATTATTTATGGGAATTTCTGGTAATGTGGGTACTGCTTGGCTCGGTTTGCGTTTCAAAAACAGAGAAAGCTCATCGAAAGAAAAAAACAAAGCGAAACATTTATAATTCTATTTTATTTTTAATTGTACTCTTTGCCTGTACGCTGCTTTGTCTGAAACAACTGCAACTCTATAGCCAAGCAAAAAAAGAGTGGACCAAAATCCGTCCTCTCTATAATATGCGCTCATACCAAAGTGTGATGGATGGGTATGCCCAGCTTTATCCAAGGTTAAATCACGACCAAAAATTTGTTTTTGAATATGCTGTCGCGCTTAATGCTATGCAGGAATACGGAAAAGCCGACAGCATACTCGCACGTGGTCTTCAATTGAGTTGCGACCCGATGTTTTACAACGTGAAAGGACGCAATTACCACGAAATGAAAAAATACAAGGAAGCCGAGACGTGCTATTTAAACTCGACATATTTGCTGCCCGAAAGAATTTATCCCTATTACCTGCTCACGAAGCTCTATGCCGATTCCGCCAACTATCAACCGCAAAAAATGAAACGGGCGGCTCATGCGGTTCTGGAAAAAGAACCCAAGGTACACTCGACGGCCATCAATGAGATGCGCGATGAAGTAAAGAAAATATTGAAAAGCAAGGAAATTGAAGATGAAAAGTGA
- a CDS encoding 6-bladed beta-propeller, whose amino-acid sequence MKKVFILLIVVFFTMCKQKPQTDGAIFVDLDRPEKVSLFDYFRSIELIPLETSNDVLLVGVKKMLIHQDNYYILDPKQSIIFVFDKFGRFKSKIDNKGQGKGEYSMIQDFTINPFSSNLEVLEAYGKVHVYDLLGNYIETKTITFPGFRVVHTIAAIDAQTHVFHTMFEPEKIIYFNLDEQKLLHQEFKENSRLGSFSNNPYQYRGDWFFFRPVHPIVYQMGSRKLEAAFRFDFGTYTREGKTAVFSKESERSLSKCVEELFDQFPYLIHSVRHNSKYVFASLSRIDLDDKVNVIYDRASRKSKYISEFTEKVQFNSYRGEEIIVTDEYVLMPCQWVDLEKRITKEMLDDNQKEIFEELLKSEMEENPILIKYWFK is encoded by the coding sequence ATGAAGAAAGTATTCATACTCTTGATTGTGGTATTCTTCACAATGTGTAAGCAAAAGCCACAGACAGATGGTGCTATTTTTGTCGATCTGGACCGTCCGGAGAAAGTCTCTCTTTTCGATTATTTTCGTTCCATTGAATTAATTCCACTAGAAACGTCAAATGATGTGCTTCTTGTAGGTGTGAAAAAGATGCTAATTCATCAAGATAATTATTACATATTAGATCCAAAACAAAGCATAATTTTTGTTTTTGATAAATTTGGCAGATTTAAATCCAAAATAGATAACAAAGGACAAGGCAAGGGTGAATATTCTATGATACAAGATTTTACAATCAACCCTTTTTCAAGTAATCTTGAAGTATTGGAAGCTTACGGCAAGGTGCATGTTTATGATTTATTGGGGAATTATATCGAAACAAAAACAATTACTTTTCCCGGTTTTCGCGTTGTTCATACCATTGCTGCTATAGATGCACAGACTCATGTTTTTCATACAATGTTCGAACCTGAAAAAATTATTTATTTTAACCTTGACGAGCAAAAGTTGTTACATCAAGAATTTAAAGAAAATAGTCGTTTGGGTAGTTTTTCTAATAATCCATATCAGTACCGAGGAGATTGGTTTTTTTTTCGACCTGTTCATCCTATAGTATACCAAATGGGTAGTAGAAAACTTGAAGCCGCTTTTCGATTCGATTTTGGCACGTATACCAGGGAAGGAAAAACTGCTGTTTTCTCAAAAGAATCAGAAAGATCCCTATCTAAATGTGTAGAAGAATTATTCGATCAATTTCCTTACCTGATACACTCAGTAAGACATAACAGTAAATATGTATTTGCCTCGCTTTCAAGAATTGATTTGGATGACAAAGTAAATGTGATATACGACAGGGCGAGCAGAAAGTCAAAATATATTTCTGAATTTACCGAAAAAGTTCAATTTAACTCATATCGAGGCGAGGAGATAATTGTTACGGACGAATATGTTTTGATGCCCTGTCAATGGGTTGATTTAGAAAAACGTATCACAAAAGAGATGTTGGATGATAACCAAAAAGAAATTTTTGAAGAATTGTTGAAATCTGAAATGGAAGAAAATCCTATATTAATTAAATACTGGTTCAAATGA
- a CDS encoding 6-bladed beta-propeller: MKKLPIILYILVFLILSCTKSNDKGNLQTLKVYENIDKQKRSFLMDQMAGYKEIIKLETTDSSLISNVNIKFTTLQYICLLDNNMIFFFDQTGKFKFKINSKGEGPNEYNSISNVVYNSIDSTFYIHDMFKKKMLEYQLNGRYLGEITIDNIGSIIDLDNNFYVVSYSPYANKSKLVGILDHSFNIMNEFIGTNFNNENYADRGYILINDFIQSNHTKCIKPISSDTIYKIYPNKVQPYFFIEKGRLAIPIEILSDVSQNNKFKNYITNDYGLIINNLYFMTFYYNNKLYQDIWDIETSKLLYRNIASSVNDKYGAPIHLNDEIINVWPIFVDSQSVYCKIDERDQLLLKTNIEENDILLKIKVEK, translated from the coding sequence ATGAAAAAATTACCAATTATTTTATATATATTAGTATTTCTTATTCTATCATGTACTAAAAGCAATGATAAGGGAAATCTACAAACATTAAAAGTATACGAAAATATAGACAAACAGAAAAGATCTTTTTTAATGGATCAAATGGCAGGATACAAAGAGATAATTAAGCTTGAGACTACTGACAGTTCCTTAATTTCTAATGTTAATATAAAATTCACCACTCTCCAGTATATATGCTTATTAGATAATAATATGATCTTTTTCTTCGACCAAACCGGAAAATTTAAATTTAAAATAAATTCTAAGGGAGAGGGTCCGAACGAATATAATTCCATATCAAATGTTGTTTACAATTCAATTGACTCTACATTCTATATCCACGATATGTTTAAGAAAAAGATGTTGGAGTATCAACTTAATGGAAGATACCTCGGAGAAATTACAATTGACAATATAGGAAGTATTATAGATTTAGATAATAACTTTTATGTAGTCAGTTATTCACCTTATGCTAATAAGAGTAAATTAGTAGGTATTTTGGATCATTCTTTCAATATCATGAATGAATTCATTGGCACAAATTTTAATAATGAAAATTATGCTGACAGGGGATATATTTTAATTAATGATTTTATACAAAGCAATCATACTAAATGTATTAAACCGATCTCTTCGGATACCATTTATAAAATATACCCAAATAAAGTGCAACCTTACTTCTTTATTGAAAAAGGAAGGCTAGCCATCCCAATTGAAATACTTTCTGATGTTTCCCAAAACAATAAATTCAAGAATTATATAACCAACGATTATGGTTTAATAATCAACAATTTATATTTTATGACTTTTTATTATAATAATAAATTATATCAAGACATTTGGGATATTGAAACGAGCAAGTTGTTATATAGAAATATTGCTTCTTCGGTTAATGACAAATATGGCGCTCCTATACATTTAAATGATGAAATAATAAATGTATGGCCTATATTTGTAGACAGTCAATCAGTTTATTGCAAAATTGATGAACGAGATCAACTATTGTTAAAAACGAACATAGAAGAGAATGACATACTGCTGAAAATTAAAGTTGAAAAATAA